A stretch of the Polyangiaceae bacterium genome encodes the following:
- a CDS encoding protein kinase, with protein MAEGGEERAQAKGDAAEASVEQSGEAGGAGAPTASEASEIEEAPQTIDAEPLSDEAPPSIPSAAVLSDRSRPEPAKEHKLAVLPGHVIAQRYEVLNVLGEGGMGIVYRCRDQATGEDVAIKRVIPPEGKLADEYIAWFYKEARALAALNHPAIVRARDFGQLMDGSPYLGMELVAGASLHDLSQVRLSFPIIWMIVDQVLGALAHAHARGIVHGDLKPSNVLVEEVEASPPLVHILDFGLAWLKQDPHDERLDGEKAMEFAPHAGAGTPGYMAPEQIQHEMHHVCGATDLYSLGCILYKMLCGRSPFRGTSKELLKKHAFEPPPEPKLVIDAPKEVSDFVMRLLAKRPWDRYEYANEARMVWSQWRPSIDIPTDMWRFPELRSTSGKPITTRRSGGRGPTRELGRAPERAPGLLSIRPSPIVGREEIRTHLREICDQVVDGHGPPHRLVILVGSAGVGKSRIAEWLCEAVHEEGTMVPLKARYRTVRGPLDGMLGATITHFNFERTDRDTIERSLLSRWKVGKSDKNGRAWVAGAAEWIRPTPADTERPLGPSGVRFTLDTLEVRRLVIRYTLRRIARKRPLLFWLDDLHQASEATFDGFHKIHAEEPDQRIVMVATVRSEDVQIGAPAAERIRQLREAMDGEVIEVNAMDADTTQSLLRAALPLDDAAVAEAAKRSRGNPLFALQQLHAWALGGEMEFTKSGYRVSEQVLALRPKTTAELWDQRLYALPEEHRLGALAVATLGSDLRRDIIGPLLNDLGVPAAPAMTSMQNAEIILPRGAGRYSWPHALLQEHLLTRLRERGDARIVFETAARALGHHPQAGTRRIVRLRVHNLLEAGLPDAAAGLLFDFLGRAWNGAREPKATLADLDLLKNVTGRSLALKHRWRAEALRHVGQTEEASIHAEIARTSFEEAGDEINMAHCLRLLGHLASERGQSAEGLLLVQLARELFERQGSVLGQAQCEAVIGEIEYLLGNYERAREVVSQGEHHFHSVDQPLGRGQCLLLLSWVDHSEGHTERSRRLTLEARNEFERAGYRLGIAQADASLAHLEHRLMNFYSSEVGAVDALSAFEALGNVRGQAACERLLAMIGIDTDDLDMAEIHADLAERLFTKMSDPWGHLESKLLSCQVALARHDRDTAQRVLLEAEQIHVEEAEPRQHFLLTRAWLQLELGELDAAEDSVEAASEVFGERSRGGDHTPHLLGRISRLRWPAHVLGRIEAWRAQLVDRARRHVD; from the coding sequence ATGGCCGAAGGGGGCGAAGAGCGAGCCCAAGCGAAGGGCGACGCCGCGGAAGCATCCGTCGAGCAGTCAGGTGAAGCCGGAGGCGCAGGCGCGCCCACTGCTTCGGAAGCGAGCGAGATCGAAGAGGCGCCGCAGACCATCGACGCGGAGCCGCTCTCTGACGAGGCACCACCAAGTATCCCGTCCGCCGCGGTGCTCAGCGATCGTTCCCGGCCGGAGCCTGCGAAGGAGCACAAGCTCGCGGTCCTTCCAGGCCACGTGATCGCTCAACGCTACGAGGTGTTGAACGTCCTCGGCGAAGGCGGCATGGGCATCGTCTATCGTTGCCGTGATCAAGCCACGGGTGAAGACGTCGCCATCAAGCGAGTGATCCCGCCAGAGGGCAAGCTCGCCGACGAGTACATCGCGTGGTTCTACAAGGAGGCGCGCGCCCTCGCTGCGCTGAACCATCCCGCCATCGTTCGCGCCCGTGACTTCGGTCAGTTGATGGATGGTTCGCCGTACCTCGGCATGGAGCTCGTGGCTGGCGCGTCGCTGCACGACCTCAGTCAGGTTCGTCTCAGCTTCCCGATCATCTGGATGATCGTCGATCAGGTGCTCGGTGCGCTGGCGCACGCTCACGCCCGCGGCATCGTCCACGGCGATCTCAAGCCGTCCAATGTGCTCGTGGAAGAGGTCGAAGCTTCACCCCCGTTGGTGCACATCCTCGACTTTGGTCTCGCGTGGCTGAAGCAAGATCCCCACGACGAACGCCTCGACGGCGAGAAGGCCATGGAGTTCGCGCCTCACGCAGGCGCAGGCACGCCGGGCTACATGGCGCCCGAGCAGATCCAACACGAGATGCACCACGTGTGCGGCGCGACGGATCTCTACAGCCTGGGTTGCATCCTCTACAAGATGCTGTGTGGCCGCTCGCCGTTCCGCGGCACCTCGAAGGAACTGCTGAAGAAGCACGCATTCGAGCCACCGCCCGAACCGAAGCTGGTGATCGATGCCCCGAAGGAAGTCAGCGACTTCGTCATGCGCCTGCTCGCGAAGCGGCCTTGGGATCGCTACGAGTACGCCAACGAAGCACGCATGGTCTGGTCCCAGTGGCGGCCCAGCATCGATATCCCCACGGATATGTGGCGCTTCCCTGAGCTGCGCTCCACCAGTGGCAAGCCGATCACCACTCGGCGTTCGGGGGGGAGAGGTCCAACGCGCGAGCTCGGTCGAGCGCCGGAGCGTGCCCCTGGTCTGCTCAGCATCCGCCCGAGCCCAATCGTCGGCCGGGAAGAGATCCGCACGCACTTGCGGGAGATTTGCGACCAAGTCGTAGACGGACATGGTCCGCCTCACCGCCTGGTGATCCTGGTCGGCTCTGCCGGCGTCGGAAAAAGCCGCATCGCCGAGTGGCTGTGCGAAGCCGTGCACGAAGAAGGCACGATGGTGCCCTTGAAGGCGCGCTATCGCACGGTGCGTGGTCCCCTCGACGGCATGCTCGGCGCGACCATCACCCACTTCAATTTCGAGCGCACGGATCGCGACACCATCGAGCGCTCGCTGCTCAGCCGCTGGAAGGTTGGCAAATCAGACAAGAACGGTCGCGCCTGGGTAGCTGGCGCCGCCGAGTGGATTCGCCCAACACCGGCAGACACCGAGCGCCCCCTTGGCCCGAGCGGTGTGCGCTTCACCTTGGACACCCTCGAGGTGCGCCGGTTGGTGATCCGCTACACCTTGCGTCGCATCGCGCGCAAGCGCCCGCTGCTCTTCTGGCTGGACGACCTGCACCAGGCCAGCGAGGCGACCTTCGACGGCTTCCATAAGATCCACGCGGAAGAGCCCGATCAGCGCATCGTGATGGTCGCCACGGTGCGCAGCGAAGACGTGCAAATCGGTGCGCCCGCGGCGGAGCGCATTCGCCAGCTCCGCGAAGCGATGGACGGCGAAGTGATCGAAGTCAACGCGATGGACGCGGACACCACGCAGTCCTTGCTGCGCGCAGCGCTACCGCTGGACGACGCCGCAGTCGCCGAGGCCGCCAAGCGCAGCCGCGGCAACCCGCTGTTCGCGCTGCAACAACTCCATGCGTGGGCGCTGGGCGGCGAAATGGAGTTCACCAAGAGCGGCTACCGGGTGTCGGAGCAGGTGCTTGCTCTGCGCCCCAAAACGACGGCCGAGCTGTGGGATCAACGCTTGTACGCGCTGCCTGAAGAGCACCGCTTGGGCGCGCTTGCGGTCGCAACCCTGGGCAGCGATCTGAGGCGTGACATCATCGGTCCGCTGCTCAACGACTTGGGCGTGCCTGCTGCTCCGGCAATGACCAGCATGCAGAACGCGGAAATCATCTTGCCGCGCGGAGCCGGTCGCTACAGCTGGCCCCACGCCTTGTTGCAGGAGCACCTCCTGACACGCCTGCGCGAACGCGGCGACGCGCGCATTGTTTTCGAGACCGCCGCACGCGCGCTGGGACATCACCCCCAGGCGGGCACTCGACGCATCGTCAGGCTGCGCGTCCACAACCTGCTCGAGGCAGGGCTACCCGATGCCGCCGCCGGGCTGCTCTTCGATTTCTTGGGTCGTGCGTGGAACGGCGCTCGAGAACCCAAGGCGACTCTAGCAGACCTCGACCTGCTCAAGAACGTGACCGGGCGCTCCCTAGCGCTCAAGCATCGCTGGCGCGCAGAAGCGCTGCGCCACGTTGGGCAGACCGAAGAAGCTAGTATCCACGCAGAAATAGCGCGCACCAGCTTCGAAGAAGCGGGCGACGAGATCAACATGGCGCACTGCCTGCGCCTCCTCGGGCACCTCGCGAGCGAGCGAGGTCAAAGCGCAGAGGGCCTGCTCTTGGTGCAGCTCGCGCGTGAGCTCTTCGAGCGCCAAGGAAGCGTGCTCGGCCAAGCGCAGTGCGAGGCGGTGATCGGGGAAATCGAGTACCTCCTCGGCAACTACGAGCGCGCGCGGGAAGTTGTCTCTCAAGGCGAGCACCACTTTCACTCCGTCGATCAGCCCCTCGGCCGCGGGCAGTGCCTATTGCTGTTGAGCTGGGTGGACCACTCGGAGGGTCATACGGAGCGCTCGCGCCGCTTGACCCTCGAAGCGCGCAACGAGTTCGAGCGTGCCGGCTACCGGCTGGGTATCGCCCAGGCCGATGCATCCCTGGCGCACCTCGAGCATCGGCTGATGAACTTCTACTCGTCGGAGGTGGGCGCGGTAGACGCGCTCAGCGCCTTCGAGGCGCTCGGCAACGTGCGTGGTCAGGCGGCTTGCGAGCGCCTCTTGGCGATGATCGGCATCGACACCGACGACCTGGACATGGCAGAAATCCACGCGGATTTAGCCGAAAGGCTCTTCACCAAGATGAGCGACCCGTGGGGGCACCTGGAGTCGAAGCTCTTGTCCTGTCAGGTTGCACTGGCGCGACATGACCGCGACACGGCTCAGCGTGTGCTCCTGGAAGCCGAACAAATCCACGTGGAAGAAGCCGAGCCGCGGCAACACTTCTTGCTCACCCGGGCCTGGTTGCAGTTGGAGCTGGGCGAGCTGGATGCCGCGGAGGACTCCGTGGAGGCGGCGAGCGAGGTGTTCGGGGAGCGCTCGCGAGGGGGTGACCACACACCCCACCTGCTCGGGCGCATCTCCCGGTTGCGCTGGCCGGCGCACGTCTTGGGGCGCATCGAAGCCTGGCGCGCCCAGCTGGTCGACCGCGCACGTCGCCACGTCGACTGA
- the hemL gene encoding glutamate-1-semialdehyde 2,1-aminomutase has product MTSSEQLFKDSAARMPGGVNSPVRAFRAVGGHPIFVASAKGSKITSADGREYVDYIGSWGPALLGHAHAPTIQAVQEAAERGLSYGAPTELELRFAERVMELYPSIQMMRCVSSGTEATMSALRVARGFTGRDVIVKFNGAYHGHADCLLVQAGSGAATFGNPDSAGVPKAMVQNTLSMPYNDLSALEALFDNRASEIAAVIVEPVAGNMGCVPPEPGFLEGLVSLCTDAGAVSIFDEVMTGCRLAPGGAQERYKLKPDMTCLGKVVGGGMPLAVYGGRREIMECVAPLGAVYQAGTLSGNPLAVSAGLATLNALTPDVYKQLEASSARLEAGLKQALSDTNIKATVQRVGAMLTLFFHDGRVTSWDQASQCDKERFSAWHQRMLAAGVLWPPSQFEAAFISAAHDASDIDRTIEAARQALKAL; this is encoded by the coding sequence ATGACCAGCTCGGAACAACTCTTCAAGGACTCCGCCGCGCGCATGCCAGGCGGCGTGAACAGCCCCGTACGCGCCTTCCGCGCAGTGGGTGGGCACCCGATTTTCGTGGCGAGCGCCAAGGGCAGCAAAATCACCAGCGCCGACGGGCGCGAGTACGTCGACTACATCGGCTCTTGGGGCCCCGCGTTGCTTGGTCACGCCCACGCTCCGACGATCCAGGCCGTCCAGGAAGCCGCCGAACGTGGTCTCTCCTACGGCGCGCCAACGGAGCTTGAGCTGCGCTTCGCAGAGCGGGTGATGGAGCTGTACCCGAGCATCCAGATGATGCGCTGTGTGAGCAGCGGCACGGAGGCAACGATGAGCGCGCTGCGCGTCGCGCGGGGGTTCACGGGCCGAGATGTGATCGTGAAGTTCAACGGCGCCTACCATGGTCACGCAGATTGCTTGCTGGTGCAGGCTGGCAGCGGGGCAGCGACCTTCGGAAACCCCGACTCAGCGGGCGTGCCGAAGGCCATGGTGCAGAACACGCTGAGCATGCCTTACAACGACCTCAGCGCGTTGGAAGCGCTGTTCGACAACCGTGCTTCGGAGATCGCCGCGGTGATCGTCGAGCCGGTCGCTGGCAACATGGGATGCGTGCCTCCGGAGCCCGGATTCCTCGAGGGCCTGGTCTCGTTATGTACCGACGCTGGCGCGGTCTCCATCTTCGATGAGGTCATGACAGGTTGTCGGCTGGCTCCCGGGGGGGCGCAGGAGCGCTACAAGCTCAAGCCCGACATGACCTGCCTCGGCAAGGTGGTCGGTGGCGGGATGCCCTTGGCCGTGTACGGCGGTCGACGAGAGATCATGGAGTGCGTCGCTCCGCTGGGGGCGGTGTATCAAGCGGGCACGCTCAGCGGTAATCCGCTGGCGGTCAGTGCGGGTCTTGCCACGCTCAACGCCCTGACGCCGGACGTCTACAAGCAGCTTGAGGCGTCCTCGGCGCGGCTCGAAGCAGGGCTCAAGCAGGCGCTCAGCGACACGAACATCAAGGCGACCGTACAGCGCGTCGGTGCGATGCTGACCCTGTTCTTCCACGACGGTCGGGTGACGAGCTGGGACCAGGCTAGCCAGTGCGACAAGGAGCGCTTTTCCGCGTGGCATCAAAGGATGCTCGCAGCGGGCGTCCTTTGGCCGCCGTCACAATTCGAGGCAGCGTTCATCTCGGCTGCGCATGACGCGAGCGACATCGACCGCACCATCGAAGCCGCGCGCCAGGCGTTGAAGGCGCTCTGA
- a CDS encoding Hsp33 family molecular chaperone HslO: MSDSPSGPKPGTPLHSAADSVVRAITDDGSFRVITASTTHTVRGACAAQGTTGKTTEYLSDMLTGAVLFRETMSPSLRVQAILSGSGSTGRIVADSHPSGDTRGLVQLGKSQTEVSLGNGARIQVMRSLSSGKLQQGVVDASSDGGGISTAFMAYMQNSEQVVSMIALDTIMHGEDVVASGGYMVQLLPEVGRAPLAVMTERLEDFRSIAKQIQQPEFSPDYLMQELLYGMPFTRLEESEVRFNCWCSEASMMGALASLPHADIEDLVKDGEVLEIQCDYCRTEYKVAPERLRGMLAEN, encoded by the coding sequence ATGTCCGACTCCCCCTCCGGTCCAAAGCCTGGCACCCCCCTTCATAGCGCAGCGGATAGCGTGGTCCGCGCAATCACCGATGACGGCTCATTTCGGGTGATTACGGCTTCGACGACCCACACCGTGCGTGGCGCGTGCGCCGCTCAGGGCACGACTGGTAAAACCACTGAGTACCTGAGCGACATGCTCACCGGAGCAGTGCTGTTTCGCGAGACGATGTCGCCTTCCTTGAGGGTTCAAGCGATCCTCAGCGGAAGTGGTTCAACCGGTCGCATCGTGGCGGACTCGCATCCATCGGGAGACACCCGTGGGCTCGTCCAGTTGGGTAAGAGCCAGACGGAGGTGAGCCTGGGCAACGGCGCTCGCATTCAGGTCATGCGCTCGCTCTCCAGCGGCAAGCTGCAACAAGGCGTCGTCGATGCGTCGTCCGACGGTGGCGGGATCTCCACGGCCTTCATGGCGTACATGCAAAACTCCGAGCAGGTGGTGAGCATGATCGCTCTCGACACCATCATGCATGGAGAGGATGTAGTCGCCTCGGGTGGTTACATGGTTCAGCTCCTCCCGGAAGTGGGGCGGGCACCGCTGGCCGTGATGACTGAGCGTCTCGAAGACTTCCGCAGCATCGCGAAGCAAATTCAGCAGCCGGAGTTCTCTCCAGACTACCTGATGCAGGAGCTGCTCTACGGCATGCCGTTCACCCGCCTCGAGGAGAGCGAAGTGCGCTTCAACTGCTGGTGCAGCGAGGCCTCGATGATGGGCGCCCTAGCGAGTCTCCCTCACGCCGACATCGAAGACTTGGTGAAGGACGGCGAGGTGCTCGAGATCCAGTGCGATTATTGCCGCACGGAATACAAGGTCGCGCCCGAGCGCCTGCGGGGCATGCTCGCGGAAAACTGA
- a CDS encoding metallophosphatase, whose product MSRKFWFLGLGCSVALCVGAVSGCGGSQAPGKRVLNTTAPSSPPAAPPAPFQLSLIGTNDMHGAVERLPLFAGYVDQLRNQKRGTRELLLLDAGDIFQGSLESNLGEGDVMIQAMNRLGFSAAAVGNHEFDFGPLGDARSGDPQGALRARIAEAKFPFLSANMVQKGTTRLPEWKNLQSSVMITVRGTKIGLVGLSTPETSSIVLPAYLEGLDFLDPLPAITEQATRLRNQGADVVVVTAHIGGKCTAFEHAQDLASCDMSGEAIQLLQKMEPGLVDVFIGGHTHQAVAHEVNGIALVESFSKLEAFSRVDLTIQPPGNGERGKLL is encoded by the coding sequence ATGAGCCGCAAGTTTTGGTTTTTGGGGTTAGGGTGCAGCGTCGCGCTTTGCGTCGGCGCTGTCTCGGGTTGTGGCGGCAGCCAGGCACCGGGGAAACGCGTACTGAACACGACGGCCCCAAGCAGCCCTCCGGCGGCGCCGCCGGCGCCGTTTCAGCTCAGCCTGATCGGCACCAACGACATGCACGGCGCGGTCGAGCGGCTGCCGCTGTTCGCGGGCTACGTCGACCAGTTGCGTAACCAAAAGCGCGGCACCCGCGAGCTGCTCTTGCTCGACGCCGGCGACATCTTCCAAGGCAGCCTCGAGTCGAACTTGGGCGAAGGCGACGTGATGATCCAGGCGATGAACCGCCTGGGCTTCAGCGCAGCCGCGGTTGGCAATCACGAGTTCGACTTTGGACCGCTTGGAGACGCGCGCAGCGGCGATCCTCAGGGTGCGCTCCGAGCCCGCATCGCTGAAGCGAAGTTCCCCTTCCTGTCCGCGAACATGGTGCAGAAGGGCACCACACGCCTCCCCGAGTGGAAAAACCTCCAGTCCAGCGTGATGATCACGGTGCGCGGCACGAAGATTGGTCTGGTCGGGCTCTCCACTCCCGAGACGTCGAGCATCGTGCTGCCAGCTTATCTCGAAGGCCTCGACTTCCTCGATCCGCTCCCGGCGATCACCGAGCAAGCCACGCGGCTCCGCAATCAGGGCGCTGACGTCGTGGTGGTCACGGCGCACATCGGAGGCAAGTGCACGGCGTTCGAGCATGCGCAAGATCTCGCGAGCTGCGACATGAGCGGCGAAGCAATTCAGCTGCTGCAGAAGATGGAGCCTGGGTTGGTCGACGTGTTCATCGGTGGGCACACCCACCAAGCCGTCGCGCATGAAGTCAACGGCATCGCTCTAGTGGAGAGCTTCTCCAAGCTCGAAGCGTTTAGCCGCGTCGACCTCACGATACAACCTCCCGGAAACGGAGAGCGAGGCAAGCTCCTCGA
- a CDS encoding glycine--tRNA ligase subunit beta, with protein sequence MTRDLLLEIGVEELPSSFVAGALKALPKLVKDELSSLRLKHGGVWVGGTARRLAVIVSEVAESQPDLDEEVLGPPARVAFDADGKPTRAAEAFAKKLGVELSALSRKETPKGEYLCARKQEQGASATELLPDALTRVCGAIPFRKSMRWSDGDVAFGRPVRWLVALFGEEALPLGFAGVDSARTTQGHRFLGKQFEVAAPGAYVGELREQHVLVDSKERADSMLEKLRAAAKEIGGELIEDQFLVGENLSLVEEPHIVAGGFEESFLALPERVVLDVAKDHQRYFGVRGKDSKLLPRYLAVVNTAENPGNVRRGNDRVMRARLSDAKFFYDEDLKHPLEQRKQQLDAVVFHKSLGSVGDKVRRIQALVPQLANLVGATAVSDVAVEGAGLAKCDLVTLMVGEFPELQGEMGMAYSLKQGKSPEVAAVIAEHYLPRGADDGTAPSDAGALVALADRLDTLVGCFAVGLIPTGAADPLALRRATLGCLRTLLDKRWSMSLATAFRAAYAGYSGVKLGQNAEETSSKLADFFRDRLRGLLVDRFPQDVVDATLATGADDAHDVELRCAALAAMDPALRATAGEVFKRAANIAKDATSGAIKSPGELQDSVQAEELALFDAFGVLGKALDEAGADYGRGIAAIAAFAPTLAAFFEAVFVMTDDLPLRENRLRLMREIETRCSAIANFNLLAKK encoded by the coding sequence ATGACACGAGACTTGCTACTGGAAATTGGCGTAGAGGAGCTGCCCTCCTCGTTCGTTGCTGGCGCGCTCAAGGCACTGCCCAAGCTGGTCAAGGATGAGCTGTCGAGCTTGAGGCTCAAGCACGGCGGGGTGTGGGTTGGCGGCACTGCGCGCCGACTGGCTGTCATCGTGAGCGAGGTCGCGGAGTCGCAGCCAGATCTAGACGAAGAGGTGCTGGGGCCGCCGGCGCGCGTTGCGTTTGACGCGGATGGCAAGCCGACGCGAGCGGCCGAGGCCTTTGCGAAGAAACTTGGCGTCGAGCTCTCTGCGCTGAGCCGCAAGGAAACGCCGAAGGGTGAGTACCTTTGCGCACGCAAGCAAGAGCAGGGTGCAAGCGCGACTGAGCTACTGCCAGACGCGCTGACTCGGGTCTGCGGCGCGATCCCCTTTCGCAAGAGCATGCGCTGGTCGGACGGGGACGTTGCCTTCGGGCGCCCCGTGCGCTGGCTGGTCGCGTTGTTCGGGGAAGAGGCGCTCCCCCTCGGTTTCGCTGGTGTTGACTCGGCGCGCACGACCCAGGGGCACCGCTTTCTAGGTAAGCAGTTCGAGGTCGCAGCGCCCGGCGCTTATGTCGGTGAGCTTCGGGAGCAACACGTGTTGGTCGACTCCAAGGAGCGCGCCGATAGCATGCTGGAGAAGCTGCGCGCGGCGGCCAAGGAGATCGGCGGCGAGCTGATCGAGGATCAGTTCCTGGTAGGTGAGAACCTCTCTCTGGTGGAAGAGCCGCACATCGTGGCGGGCGGTTTCGAGGAAAGCTTCCTCGCGCTGCCCGAGCGCGTCGTGCTGGACGTTGCAAAGGACCACCAGCGCTACTTCGGAGTGCGTGGCAAGGACAGCAAGCTTTTGCCGCGTTACCTCGCGGTAGTAAATACTGCCGAGAACCCCGGGAACGTGCGGCGCGGAAACGATCGAGTGATGCGCGCCCGCCTCTCCGACGCAAAGTTCTTCTACGACGAAGACCTGAAGCATCCCCTCGAACAGCGGAAGCAGCAGCTCGACGCTGTCGTGTTCCACAAGTCCCTGGGCAGCGTGGGAGACAAGGTGCGGCGGATCCAGGCGCTGGTGCCTCAGCTCGCGAACCTGGTCGGAGCAACCGCCGTGAGCGATGTCGCCGTGGAAGGTGCTGGCCTCGCCAAATGCGATCTGGTCACGCTGATGGTCGGCGAATTCCCCGAGCTTCAGGGCGAGATGGGCATGGCCTATTCGCTCAAGCAGGGCAAATCACCTGAGGTCGCAGCGGTGATCGCCGAGCACTACTTGCCGCGCGGTGCTGACGACGGAACGGCGCCGAGCGACGCGGGCGCGCTGGTGGCGCTCGCGGATCGGCTCGACACGTTGGTTGGCTGCTTTGCCGTCGGACTCATCCCAACCGGAGCGGCGGATCCACTGGCGCTTCGTCGAGCCACCTTGGGTTGTCTGCGCACGCTGCTCGACAAAAGATGGTCCATGTCTCTGGCGACGGCTTTCCGCGCGGCATATGCTGGATACTCTGGGGTCAAGCTGGGTCAGAACGCAGAAGAAACGTCGAGCAAGCTCGCCGACTTTTTCCGTGACCGCCTGCGTGGGCTGCTGGTTGACCGCTTCCCTCAGGATGTCGTGGACGCGACGTTGGCGACCGGAGCGGACGATGCGCATGATGTCGAGCTGCGTTGCGCGGCGTTGGCCGCGATGGATCCGGCGCTCCGCGCTACAGCCGGCGAGGTGTTCAAGCGCGCGGCGAACATCGCAAAAGACGCGACGAGTGGTGCGATCAAATCGCCCGGTGAGCTCCAGGACAGCGTCCAAGCGGAGGAGCTGGCGCTCTTTGACGCGTTTGGCGTCCTCGGAAAAGCGCTCGACGAAGCTGGCGCCGACTACGGCCGCGGTATCGCGGCGATTGCCGCCTTTGCGCCCACGCTGGCCGCGTTTTTTGAGGCCGTCTTCGTGATGACGGATGATCTTCCCCTGCGCGAAAATCGACTGCGGCTGATGCGGGAAATCGAGACCCGTTGCTCAGCGATCGCCAACTTCAATCTCCTCGCGAAGAAGTAG
- the yacG gene encoding DNA gyrase inhibitor YacG, translating into MRIECPHCQTVLEDVPPDFPTRPFCSARCKLIDLGNWLDERYRVSTPVTPELMDEELLN; encoded by the coding sequence ATGCGCATCGAATGTCCCCACTGCCAGACGGTGCTCGAAGACGTCCCGCCGGACTTCCCGACGCGCCCATTTTGTAGCGCCCGCTGCAAGCTAATCGACCTGGGAAACTGGCTGGATGAGCGCTATCGCGTCTCCACTCCCGTGACCCCAGAGCTCATGGACGAAGAGCTCTTGAACTGA
- a CDS encoding ketoacyl-ACP synthase III: MPNAYISGTGFYVPPRVVTNNDLREQYGIDTTHEWIVERTGIEERRFAADGVGTGEMAEHAARQAIEAAGLEPKDIGMIVLATLSPDFAFPGSGVLLGQRLGLCDGDGATFVPALDVRNQCSGFLYSLGTATSMVQSGNLNHVLVVGSETHSAALDLTTRGRTVSCLFGDGAGACVVSATDEDRGVRKWHLGADGRYAEALCQKVWDMRNKPFIPQDADGNGIVSPELMWAHMEGRKVFKNAVQRMAESLMRVFAAENLTRDDVDLFVFHQANLRINQYLAKEVLGIPEEKLVNNIMRYGNTTAATIPILLAESERNGKLKRGMKVAMAAFGSGFTWGAAVVDW, from the coding sequence TTGCCCAACGCGTACATTTCCGGAACCGGTTTCTATGTCCCACCGCGAGTGGTCACCAACAACGACCTGCGGGAGCAGTACGGGATCGACACCACCCACGAGTGGATCGTCGAGCGCACCGGAATCGAGGAGCGCCGCTTCGCCGCCGACGGCGTAGGCACCGGAGAGATGGCCGAGCACGCCGCACGGCAGGCGATTGAAGCTGCCGGCCTCGAGCCCAAAGACATTGGAATGATCGTGCTCGCCACGCTCTCGCCGGACTTTGCGTTTCCTGGGTCTGGCGTGCTGCTTGGACAGAGGCTTGGCTTGTGCGACGGGGATGGCGCGACCTTCGTGCCCGCTCTCGACGTGCGCAACCAATGCTCTGGCTTCCTCTACAGCCTGGGCACCGCGACTTCGATGGTGCAGTCCGGCAACCTGAACCACGTGCTCGTCGTCGGTTCCGAGACCCACTCAGCGGCTTTGGATTTGACGACCCGCGGGCGCACCGTGTCCTGCCTGTTTGGCGACGGCGCTGGCGCTTGCGTCGTCAGCGCGACGGACGAGGATCGGGGCGTACGCAAGTGGCACCTCGGCGCCGATGGCCGCTACGCCGAAGCGCTGTGCCAGAAGGTCTGGGACATGCGCAACAAGCCGTTCATTCCTCAGGATGCGGACGGCAACGGTATCGTGAGTCCCGAGCTGATGTGGGCGCACATGGAGGGCCGCAAGGTCTTCAAGAACGCTGTGCAACGCATGGCTGAGAGCCTGATGCGCGTATTCGCTGCGGAGAATCTCACCCGAGACGACGTGGACCTGTTCGTGTTCCACCAGGCCAACCTGCGCATCAACCAGTACCTCGCGAAGGAAGTCCTCGGTATCCCCGAGGAAAAGCTGGTGAACAACATCATGCGCTACGGCAACACCACTGCGGCGACCATCCCGATCCTGCTCGCCGAGTCCGAGCGCAACGGCAAGCTGAAGCGCGGCATGAAGGTAGCGATGGCTGCCTTCGGCTCGGGCTTCACCTGGGGTGCCGCAGTCGTCGACTGGTAG